ATGCCGGACACGGGGCATGCCGCCCGGGTTTTTCGGCCACGGCCGCCGGTCAGGCGATGATGTCGGGGGTGATCTGGTCTTCGAGGAAGGAAATCCGGTCGCGCAACTGCAACTTGCGCTTTTTCAGCCGTTGCAGTTGCAGCAGGTCCGGCGCGGGGGAATGGTGCAGGGCCTCGATTGCGGCATCAAGGTCACGATGCTCCTGTTGCAGCCGCGCCAGTTCGAGAGCGAATTCGTTATTGTCTTGTTCGGCCATAATGATCGACGGCTTGCCGGTCTGCGACGTGTAGTTCGCTCTCTTCATGGCAGAAAAGAACGTGCGGTGCCAGCCTTCGCAATTTCTGGTTGGGATTTTCTAAAATGCGATCCGTTCCCTTCTCCGGATAACAACAAGTTTGAATGTGTCGCATCGATCCCAGTCGACAGATCGCAATTGCGATGTACAATCTTCCGTTCGACCTCGTATCTGACATCCACGGAAGAAGGAGACTTCTAATGGCGATTCAGGCGCATCTCGTTGAACTGGAGCGTAAGCACCGTATGCTCGAAGGCGAACTGCACGAGGCTTTGAAGAATCTCGCGACTGACGATGTGCGTATTGTCGAATTGAAGCGGCGCAAGCTGCTGCTCAAGGACCAGATCGAACGCCTGAAGGCGTCCGGCGGTCAGACCCTGCACTGATTTTCCCGCCTGTCTTTTTCCAGGACTTGAAACGACTGGACGTGAAGGGCCGCTCTTTCGCCGCTATTTATCGCGCGGAAAGAGGGCCCGCACGTCTTCCGCGATCGCGAGCGATGCGGTCAGGCCCGGCGATTCGATACCGAACAGGTTGACGAGTCCCGGGACGCCGTGACGCTGCGCGCCCTGGATCACGAAATCCTGCGCGGGAGCGCCGGGCGGAACGATCTTGGGCCGGATGCCTGAATAGGCCGGCACAAGCGCGCCATCCGGAAGATCCTGCCAATAGCGCCGGATCGCCGGATAGAAACGCTCCGCGCGTTCTGGATCGACATCATAGGCGAGCGTTTCCACCCATTCGACGTCGGGGCCGAACCGTCCGGCGCCGCCGGTATCGAGCGTGAGATGCACGCCGAGGCCGCCCGGCTCGGGCAGCGGATAAATCAGGCGTGAGAACGGCACGCGCGTCGCGCAGGCGAAGTAATTGCCCTTGGCGTAGTAGGCCGTGGGAATATGCTCGGGCGGCAGTCCTTCGATGGCGCGGGCCACCTCCGGCGCGCTCAGTCCGGCCGCGTTGATGAGGAGATCGCAGCCGAGCGTCATCGGCGCATCGCCGCCGGTCTCGACCACGAATCCCTCGCCCTCCCGCCGCGCCTTCATGAGCGGAGCGTGAAAGGCGAACGCCGCGCCCGCCTGTTCGGCATCGCCCCGCAGGCTGAGCATGAATGCGTGGCTGTCGATGATGCCGGTCGAGGGCGAATGCAGCGCGCCGGTGCAGTTCAGTGCGGGTTCTTTCGCGCGCGCTTCGTCCGCGCTCAAGGTGACCAGATCGGTGACGCCGTTCGCCTCGGCGCGGGCGCGGATCGCGGAAAGTCTCTCGGGATCGTCGGGCCCGGTGGCGACGATGAGCTTGCCGCAGCGGCGGTACGGCACACCGTGGTCCTCGCAGTAGCGGTACAGCAACTCCCTGCCGGTGACGCACAGCCGCGCCATGGCGCTGCCCGCGGGATAATAGATGCCGGCGTGGATCACTTCCGAATTACGCGATGACGTGCCGGTGCCGATATCGCCCGCAGTCTCGATCACGATCACCTCGCGCCCGGCCAAAGCGAGCGCGCGCGCCACAGCGAGGCCCACGACTCCCGCGCCCACGACGATGCACTCAACGCGATCCATGCATTCTCCGGTGCGGCGTTTGCGTCATAGGCGTTCGTGGCTTCGGGCCGGTGAGGATTTCATTAACCATGACCAACCATTTGCTCGCGCGGAAGTGAATAAATCGCGGTGCTGGGGTACGCGTTTACCCGATGAATACCGCTGCAACCAGAGAGTGTCGCTCGTCAATCCACGGGTTATCATGGACGTCTGGCGCAGGATCATCAGAACGGGGGCCATCCGCTTCTCCGGCGGGGTGG
The nucleotide sequence above comes from [Pseudomonas] carboxydohydrogena. Encoded proteins:
- a CDS encoding YdcH family protein — encoded protein: MAEQDNNEFALELARLQQEHRDLDAAIEALHHSPAPDLLQLQRLKKRKLQLRDRISFLEDQITPDIIA
- a CDS encoding YdcH family protein produces the protein MAIQAHLVELERKHRMLEGELHEALKNLATDDVRIVELKRRKLLLKDQIERLKASGGQTLH
- a CDS encoding NAD(P)/FAD-dependent oxidoreductase, which encodes MDRVECIVVGAGVVGLAVARALALAGREVIVIETAGDIGTGTSSRNSEVIHAGIYYPAGSAMARLCVTGRELLYRYCEDHGVPYRRCGKLIVATGPDDPERLSAIRARAEANGVTDLVTLSADEARAKEPALNCTGALHSPSTGIIDSHAFMLSLRGDAEQAGAAFAFHAPLMKARREGEGFVVETGGDAPMTLGCDLLINAAGLSAPEVARAIEGLPPEHIPTAYYAKGNYFACATRVPFSRLIYPLPEPGGLGVHLTLDTGGAGRFGPDVEWVETLAYDVDPERAERFYPAIRRYWQDLPDGALVPAYSGIRPKIVPPGAPAQDFVIQGAQRHGVPGLVNLFGIESPGLTASLAIAEDVRALFPRDK